The genomic interval CTGTCTCCAGAGGCCCATCCGGCATCCAAACCAAGGCCTAGCTTATTGGCCATCAAACCGTAGCGCGACCGAAACGCAATGCCTCCTTGCAAAATCGTGAGCGGGGTTGATTGATTCGGATCTGCCCAAAGACCGGTTGAATTCTTAATGCCTCCGATCATCCCAACCGCTTCCGCTTCCATGTGAAGCGTATTCCAGTAATAATCGGCCCAAAGCGAGGCAGAGCCAACACGTGAGTCACGCGTTTGAATTTGATCCTTCAGCCATGCATTTTTTTGCATCCGGTAAGAAGCCAAGGCTCCATAATTCAGAACCCAACGTTTATCTTGAATCAAGGCCTCAAGATCCGATTGTTTGTCTATTTTGGCAAAACTCATCAAAAACGTGTATGTTGCCACAGAGGGATCGAGGCTGTAACGTTGCCCCCACTCGGTGTTTTGATAGGGGACTCCGGCATCGCCCAGAGAACCCGTACCACCACCACGCTGAATGGGTGAAACGGTTGAAACCAAAAAACCCGGCGTCAAATAGTGGCCCCACACTTGGGTCGTAAACAAAAGACCGTCCACATTATCGCCATAGTCGTTGGTCATGGAATTTCCACTGTTGTACAACAGACCCATCCCGAAATGCATGGGCATTCGTCCAAAACGAAACTGCCCAACCGGGTTGTCGATTTCAGCCCAAACCCGTTTGATATTCAGATAATGATTCGGAAGCTCAAACTGCGTCGCCGTTAAGAACGAGTCCGGGTAGCTTGCACTCCCGCTAAGCCCTGCGGAATGCCCTAGGACGAGATTATCGAAAATATCGAATGTTCCTTTGATGCGAATATCTTCATTCACATGAATCGTTGGGTCTAGCCTGAGGCGCAGGTCTCCGGAAAGAAGGCTGCTAGGGCGATCATTCGAATTCTTCCCTGCGTTCTCAGCGCTATGATAGGAAGACGGCACCGGACAGTGAGAGGTTCCCTGGCCCATTCGAGTTCCTACCGGCAAACGATCCATCGGGATATAGGTCCCAAGATCGCAGCGGTTTAAATAATTCATCCGGGCTCGAAAATACCCATTCAACTCAAAGAAACTTTGCTTGGATACAGATTCTTCTTTCCAATCTTCTGCGAAGGAATTGAGAGACAGAGCAAAAAAAACAAAAAAAATTCGTCTCATACCGATCTATCGGCTAACGTTTCACGCAACCTTTGTCAAATCCACACGAAACTCTCTCGGTAGCCAATCAAAACGGGAGAGATGCGATGCTTAGAGATCCGCAAATGCTATTGTCTTATCGAAACGGAGAAGAATCCGCTTTTTTGGCGCTCTACGAAAAATATGCCTGCTCGTTGCATCGCTTTCTTCAAAGCGGATTTAATTTTTCAAGCCAAGGCAAAATGTGTCGCTTCCGCGGAGCCGATAACGGCTTAGACGCAGAATCACTGGTTCAAGAAACATTTGCCCGTGCTTTTGCCAAGACAACACGCGAGCATTACGATGGTGTGAGGCCTTTTCAAACCTATCTATTCTCGATTGCCAAAAACCTCGTTCTTCGTGAAAGCCTTCAACGAAATCGAATGATTTCCACCGAATGGATGGATGAAGCGGAAAATGGAGAGAGTCTCTTTACCGGGGCACTCGATAGCGACATTGGGATCAGCCCTGAAAAACACGTTGAGAACGAACAACTGAAAAACATTATGCAAGCCTTCATTAATCGACTGGACGCTGAGGAGAAGGCGTTTTTCTCGATCCGCTTTGTCCAAGGCCTGACTCAAGAAAGCACTGCCGATCGCATGGGAACAACTCGTGCACGAATCAAGCTGCTCGAAAAAAATATGCGCAAGCGTTTTCTTGAAACGCTCCGTAAAAATGGATACCTCA from Myxococcaceae bacterium carries:
- a CDS encoding TIGR04551 family protein, with the translated sequence MRRIFFVFFALSLNSFAEDWKEESVSKQSFFELNGYFRARMNYLNRCDLGTYIPMDRLPVGTRMGQGTSHCPVPSSYHSAENAGKNSNDRPSSLLSGDLRLRLDPTIHVNEDIRIKGTFDIFDNLVLGHSAGLSGSASYPDSFLTATQFELPNHYLNIKRVWAEIDNPVGQFRFGRMPMHFGMGLLYNSGNSMTNDYGDNVDGLLFTTQVWGHYLTPGFLVSTVSPIQRGGGTGSLGDAGVPYQNTEWGQRYSLDPSVATYTFLMSFAKIDKQSDLEALIQDKRWVLNYGALASYRMQKNAWLKDQIQTRDSRVGSASLWADYYWNTLHMEAEAVGMIGGIKNSTGLWADPNQSTPLTILQGGIAFRSRYGLMANKLGLGLDAGWASGDRAYGMGARPGLKQTTQKGDADGSQFGGSDTTLNNFRFNPAYQVDMILFREVIGTITDAFYLRPHIAYDLNKSFGLRLDVISSFSHFAESTPGQSRLLGLEFDASATYQSEYGLFARLQYGLLVPFSGLNHSTSQVPGTLYTDFGTARLASSLQVLAGIAF
- a CDS encoding sigma-70 family RNA polymerase sigma factor; protein product: MLRDPQMLLSYRNGEESAFLALYEKYACSLHRFLQSGFNFSSQGKMCRFRGADNGLDAESLVQETFARAFAKTTREHYDGVRPFQTYLFSIAKNLVLRESLQRNRMISTEWMDEAENGESLFTGALDSDIGISPEKHVENEQLKNIMQAFINRLDAEEKAFFSIRFVQGLTQESTADRMGTTRARIKLLEKNMRKRFLETLRKNGYLTSYSPNPRWKRVEKLPYELETQRAACW